A single genomic interval of Arthrobacter sp. NicSoilB8 harbors:
- a CDS encoding GntR family transcriptional regulator produces the protein MANQLNLQIDRSSPVPLYHQVVQGIEAAIHTGLLEPGSRLENEIDLAAQLNLSRPTMRKAMDELVRSGLLVRKRGVGTQVVSSQVRRPLELSSLYDDLSNNGSKPTTDVLSFSHIEADAAILKALQLPAGAKVYHFTRLRKVGGKPLALMENWVRDDITALDEATLASQGLYGILRNGGVNFRLASQRIGAMIANDYQAPLLETTPGSALVTMERTAVDDTGRMVETGHHVYRADSYSFEMTLVQR, from the coding sequence GTGGCGAATCAACTAAATCTGCAGATCGACCGTTCTTCCCCGGTACCCCTGTACCACCAAGTGGTACAGGGTATCGAGGCTGCGATACACACCGGGCTCCTCGAGCCTGGCAGCCGGCTGGAAAATGAGATCGATCTGGCCGCCCAGCTCAACCTTTCCCGCCCCACGATGCGCAAGGCCATGGATGAGCTCGTCCGCTCCGGCCTCCTGGTCCGCAAGCGCGGCGTAGGCACCCAGGTGGTATCCAGCCAGGTCCGCCGCCCGCTGGAACTCTCCAGCCTCTACGACGACCTCAGCAACAACGGCAGCAAGCCCACCACGGATGTGCTCAGCTTCTCCCATATTGAAGCCGACGCGGCGATCCTGAAAGCACTGCAGCTCCCCGCCGGCGCCAAGGTCTACCACTTCACCCGGCTCCGGAAAGTGGGCGGCAAGCCTCTGGCTTTGATGGAGAACTGGGTACGCGACGACATCACGGCCCTCGACGAGGCGACCCTGGCATCGCAGGGTCTCTACGGCATCCTGCGCAACGGCGGGGTGAACTTCCGCCTTGCCTCGCAGCGTATCGGCGCAATGATCGCCAACGATTACCAGGCACCGCTGCTCGAAACCACTCCCGGCTCCGCCCTCGTCACCATGGAGCGCACCGCCGTGGACGACACCGGGCGGATGGTGGAAACCGGCCACCACGTCTACCGGGCAGATTCCTACAGCTTTGAGATGACACTCGTTCAGAGATAG
- a CDS encoding substrate-binding domain-containing protein, producing the protein MTKFSWRKATLVAAVVPMLALSACSSTGGKPADTGNAAGGGQAASTPRIKIALITHAPAGDTFWDTVRKGAEEAAAKDNVELLYTGDPEAGRQSQLIQQAIDQKVDGIAVTLATPDALKDSLKKATDAGIPIVSLNAGESVSSQLGAFTHFGSNEQLAGQAVGTKLADDGYKHPICVIQAQGHVGLEARCAGVKAKVPGTEILYVNGADMTSVESTATAKLQASKDADVIIGLGAPITLTLLKSVATAGSSAKVASFDLNKELAQKIVDGAVLFTVDQQPWLQGYGAVDALWQNKRGGFKIGGGQPVLTGPAIVDKSNAADVLKFAEQGIR; encoded by the coding sequence GTGACCAAGTTCTCGTGGCGGAAAGCGACCCTTGTGGCGGCCGTTGTACCCATGCTGGCCCTGAGCGCGTGTTCCAGCACCGGCGGCAAGCCCGCGGACACAGGCAACGCGGCTGGTGGAGGCCAGGCCGCTTCGACGCCCCGGATCAAGATTGCCCTGATCACCCACGCTCCGGCCGGTGACACGTTCTGGGACACCGTCCGCAAGGGCGCCGAAGAAGCGGCAGCGAAGGACAATGTTGAACTGCTGTACACGGGCGATCCGGAAGCCGGCCGGCAGTCGCAGCTGATCCAGCAGGCCATCGATCAGAAAGTCGATGGCATCGCCGTAACCTTGGCCACGCCGGACGCGCTGAAGGACTCGCTGAAGAAGGCCACTGACGCGGGCATCCCGATTGTCAGCCTGAACGCCGGCGAATCAGTCTCCTCCCAGCTGGGAGCATTCACCCACTTTGGCTCCAACGAGCAACTCGCCGGTCAGGCCGTGGGCACCAAGCTGGCCGATGACGGCTACAAGCACCCAATCTGCGTGATCCAGGCGCAGGGGCACGTGGGACTCGAAGCTCGGTGTGCCGGTGTGAAGGCCAAGGTACCCGGGACGGAGATCCTGTACGTGAACGGTGCGGACATGACCTCGGTCGAGTCGACGGCGACCGCAAAGCTGCAGGCTTCCAAAGACGCTGACGTGATCATCGGGCTGGGCGCTCCCATCACCCTTACCCTCCTGAAGTCCGTGGCGACCGCCGGAAGTTCGGCCAAGGTTGCCAGCTTCGACCTGAACAAGGAACTGGCGCAGAAGATCGTCGATGGCGCTGTCCTGTTCACGGTGGACCAGCAGCCATGGCTGCAGGGCTACGGCGCAGTCGATGCGCTGTGGCAGAACAAGCGCGGTGGATTCAAGATCGGCGGCGGCCAGCCGGTCCTGACGGGACCCGCGATCGTCGACAAATCAAATGCGGCCGATGTCCTGAAGTTCGCCGAGCAGGGTATCCGCTAA
- a CDS encoding ABC transporter permease, with translation MTITQTKTKSPAPDERVAKRSPFQKLLGRPEVGALVGAIVLFIFFALVSPTFTQPGALATIMYGSSTIGIMAVGVSLLMIGGEFDLSTGVAVISSALTASLFSWYFTTNVWVGVGLALVVSLSIGFINGWILMKTKLPSFIVTLATFLMLTGLNLGLTRLIGGSVSSPSISSMDGFASARAVFASSVNIGGVDVKITVFYWFLLVAVATWVLMRTRVGNWIFAVGGDANAARAVGVPVKATKIGLFMAVGFCAWILGMHNLFAFDTVQSGEGVGNEFLYIIAAVIGGCLLTGGYGSAIGGAIGAFIFGMANKGIVYAQWNPDWFKFFLGLMLLLATIVNLIVKRRSELK, from the coding sequence ATGACCATCACCCAGACAAAGACAAAGTCACCGGCGCCCGATGAGCGCGTCGCCAAGCGCAGTCCGTTCCAGAAGCTGCTGGGACGTCCCGAGGTCGGTGCCCTGGTTGGCGCGATCGTCCTCTTCATCTTCTTTGCGTTGGTGTCCCCGACGTTTACCCAGCCCGGTGCCCTGGCGACCATCATGTACGGGTCCTCCACGATCGGGATCATGGCGGTCGGGGTGTCCTTGCTGATGATCGGCGGGGAGTTCGACCTCTCCACCGGCGTCGCCGTGATCAGCTCGGCGCTGACCGCGTCCCTGTTCAGCTGGTACTTCACCACGAACGTCTGGGTCGGCGTCGGCCTGGCCCTGGTGGTCTCGCTGTCGATCGGCTTCATCAACGGCTGGATCCTGATGAAGACCAAGCTGCCTTCCTTCATCGTGACCCTGGCCACGTTCCTGATGCTGACCGGCCTGAACCTGGGCCTGACCCGCCTGATTGGCGGCTCCGTGTCCTCGCCTTCCATCTCGTCCATGGACGGCTTCGCCTCGGCCCGGGCGGTGTTTGCCTCCTCGGTGAACATCGGCGGCGTCGACGTCAAAATCACCGTGTTCTACTGGTTCCTCCTCGTCGCGGTCGCCACCTGGGTGCTGATGCGGACCCGCGTCGGGAACTGGATCTTCGCCGTCGGCGGGGACGCGAACGCGGCCCGCGCCGTGGGCGTGCCGGTCAAGGCCACCAAGATCGGCCTGTTCATGGCCGTCGGGTTCTGCGCCTGGATCCTGGGCATGCACAACCTCTTCGCCTTCGACACCGTGCAGTCCGGTGAAGGCGTGGGCAACGAGTTCCTCTACATCATCGCCGCGGTCATCGGCGGCTGCCTCCTCACCGGCGGCTACGGCTCGGCGATCGGCGGCGCGATCGGCGCGTTCATCTTCGGCATGGCCAACAAGGGCATCGTCTACGCCCAGTGGAACCCGGACTGGTTCAAGTTCTTCCTGGGCCTGATGCTGCTGCTGGCCACCATCGTCAACCTCATCGTCAAGCGCCGCTCGGAACTGAAGTAA
- the iolB gene encoding 5-deoxy-glucuronate isomerase has protein sequence MANWVYPLGTAAEGKWDISIGTSDSGLEVDGWAHTGLKVATLTAGGAVGLDAAAEERIVIPLNGSFVATVDGQDYPLAGRDNVFSGPSDVLYTGTGKAVTITSADGGRVAVATAPAKASYPTRLITAAETPVELRGAGNCSRQVHNFGTPAALEADRFIVCEVLTPGGNWSSYPPHKHDEEKDGETNLEEIYYFETRVTPGAPARPGADDAIGYQRVYASDERPIDVAAEVRTGDVILVPYGWHGPAMAAPGYDLYYLNVMAGPGPVREWLISDDPHHGWIRQTWEGKDLDPRLPFGR, from the coding sequence ATGGCCAACTGGGTCTATCCGCTCGGCACCGCCGCCGAAGGCAAGTGGGACATTTCCATCGGAACCTCCGATTCCGGACTGGAGGTGGACGGCTGGGCACACACCGGGCTGAAAGTCGCCACACTGACGGCCGGCGGCGCCGTCGGACTGGACGCGGCGGCGGAGGAACGCATCGTGATCCCGCTCAACGGCTCCTTCGTGGCAACGGTGGACGGACAGGATTATCCCCTGGCCGGCCGGGACAACGTCTTCAGCGGCCCCAGCGATGTGCTCTACACGGGAACCGGCAAAGCTGTCACCATCACCTCGGCCGACGGCGGACGGGTGGCGGTAGCCACCGCCCCGGCCAAGGCCTCCTACCCGACGCGCCTCATCACGGCCGCCGAGACGCCGGTGGAGCTGCGCGGGGCGGGCAACTGCTCCCGCCAGGTCCACAATTTCGGCACCCCCGCCGCGCTCGAAGCGGACCGCTTCATCGTCTGCGAGGTCCTCACCCCGGGCGGCAACTGGTCCTCCTATCCCCCGCACAAGCACGATGAGGAAAAGGACGGCGAGACCAACCTCGAGGAGATCTACTACTTCGAAACCCGGGTCACTCCCGGGGCGCCCGCGCGCCCCGGCGCCGACGACGCCATCGGCTACCAGCGCGTCTATGCCTCCGACGAGCGGCCCATCGACGTCGCGGCCGAAGTCCGGACCGGCGACGTCATCCTGGTGCCCTACGGCTGGCACGGGCCGGCCATGGCCGCCCCCGGTTACGACTTGTACTACCTCAATGTCATGGCCGGCCCGGGCCCGGTCCGCGAGTGGCTCATCAGCGACGACCCGCACCACGGCTGGATCCGCCAGACGTGGGAGGGCAAGGACCTGGACCCGCGGCTGCCGTTCGGCCGGTAG